One Fibrobacterota bacterium genomic region harbors:
- a CDS encoding AraC family transcriptional regulator: MKQAGAWNSDEPGVKSALLELFEHLADVFLFAKDLNGRFTMANRIFAEKCGFKKPEDVVGLTDLDVFPRHLAEKYLRDDHQVMQNGDSLVNIIELVIHTGKATDWYSTTKIPVRHEDGTIIGLAGITRDIKKMESGSRHFTEMGEVFEYVMQHYPESIDMAKLASIVCLSISQFERRFKSLFKISPLKYITMVRIHAACQALAEGSERISDIALNNGFYDLSHFNRQFKAQMAMSPSAYRKKYAGVKAPPLPWLASPGERQGRAQSQV, encoded by the coding sequence TTGAAGCAAGCGGGGGCCTGGAACTCCGACGAGCCCGGGGTAAAATCAGCCTTGCTCGAGCTCTTCGAGCATTTGGCGGACGTTTTCCTGTTCGCGAAGGATCTGAACGGCCGCTTCACCATGGCCAACCGCATCTTCGCCGAGAAGTGCGGTTTCAAGAAGCCGGAAGACGTGGTGGGGCTTACCGATTTGGACGTGTTCCCGCGCCACCTGGCCGAAAAATACCTGCGCGACGATCATCAGGTCATGCAGAACGGCGATTCGTTGGTGAACATCATCGAGCTGGTGATCCATACCGGCAAGGCGACGGACTGGTACTCCACCACCAAGATCCCGGTACGGCACGAGGACGGCACTATCATCGGGCTGGCGGGCATCACGCGCGACATCAAGAAGATGGAATCGGGCTCGCGCCATTTCACCGAGATGGGCGAAGTCTTCGAATACGTGATGCAGCATTATCCCGAATCCATCGACATGGCCAAGCTGGCCTCCATCGTTTGCCTTTCCATCAGCCAATTCGAACGGCGCTTCAAATCGCTTTTCAAGATCTCCCCGCTCAAGTACATCACCATGGTCCGCATCCACGCGGCCTGCCAGGCCTTGGCCGAAGGCAGCGAGCGCATCTCGGACATCGCCCTCAATAACGGCTTTTACGATCTGTCGCACTTCAATCGCCAATTCAAGGCCCAGATGGCCATGTCGCCCAGCGCCTACCGCAAGAAATACGCGGGCGTGAAGGCGCCGCCGCTGCCGTGGCTGGCGTCGCCGGGGGAGCGGCAGGGGCGGGCGCAAAGCCAGGTCTGA